One Cellulomonas sp. NS3 genomic region harbors:
- a CDS encoding response regulator — translation MLETDPAITVVGEASDGAAAVTNARALRPHVVLMDIRMPGTDGIEATRTITGEGLADVLVLTTFDLDEYVFGALRAGAAGFLLKSTEAGALLDAVRRVAAGEGVVAPEVTRRLLAAFVAPPPVAAATPEQIDGYADLTARERDVLGCLARGMSNSDLAAELVITEATAKTHVSRVLAKLGCSSRMQAAIKARAAGLG, via the coding sequence ATGCTCGAGACCGACCCCGCGATCACGGTCGTCGGCGAGGCGAGCGACGGTGCCGCTGCCGTGACGAACGCCCGCGCGCTGCGCCCCCACGTCGTGCTCATGGACATCCGCATGCCTGGCACCGACGGCATCGAGGCGACCCGGACGATCACCGGCGAGGGCCTCGCCGACGTGCTGGTGCTCACGACGTTCGACCTCGACGAGTACGTGTTCGGCGCGCTGCGGGCGGGGGCCGCCGGGTTCCTGCTCAAGTCCACCGAGGCCGGGGCCCTGCTCGACGCGGTGCGCCGGGTCGCCGCCGGGGAGGGCGTCGTCGCGCCCGAGGTGACGCGCCGGCTGCTCGCGGCGTTCGTCGCACCGCCGCCGGTCGCCGCCGCCACGCCCGAGCAGATCGACGGCTACGCGGACCTGACCGCGCGCGAGCGCGACGTGCTCGGCTGCCTCGCGCGCGGGATGTCGAACTCCGACCTCGCGGCCGAGCTGGTCATCACGGAGGCGACCGCGAAGACGCACGTCTCGCGCGTGCTCGCGAAGCTCGGCTGCTCGTCGCGCATGCAGGCGGCGATCAAGGCGCGCGCCGCCGGGCTGGGCTGA
- a CDS encoding VOC family protein, with protein sequence MTTRPDRSGSRIDHLNVAVPDLAAAVAFYEPTLASIGILKMLVIPADPATDFPAMTGFGLADVKPYFWLVDGGTVGSNMHLAFTVETREEVATFYAAALAAGAEPLLEPAVHPEYHDDYFGGFVRDPHGINLEAVCHHPADD encoded by the coding sequence ATGACGACCCGACCCGATCGTTCCGGCTCCCGCATCGACCACCTCAACGTCGCCGTCCCCGACCTCGCCGCCGCCGTCGCCTTCTACGAGCCGACGCTCGCCTCGATCGGCATCCTCAAGATGCTCGTGATCCCTGCCGACCCGGCCACCGACTTCCCGGCCATGACCGGGTTCGGCCTCGCCGACGTCAAGCCGTACTTCTGGCTCGTCGACGGGGGCACGGTCGGCTCGAACATGCACCTCGCCTTCACCGTCGAGACCCGCGAGGAGGTCGCCACGTTCTACGCCGCGGCGCTCGCCGCCGGTGCGGAGCCGCTGCTCGAGCCCGCGGTGCATCCCGAGTACCACGACGACTACTTCGGCGGCTTCGTGCGCGACCCTCACGGCATCAACCTCGAGGCGGTGTGCCACCACCCCGCGGACGACTGA
- a CDS encoding ABC transporter ATP-binding protein gives MTPTTTTTTGPGATGSAAAPLRAERVTLAYDRTDVVHDLSVTIPRASFTVIIGPNGCGKSTLLRALARTLRPRTGEVLLDGEPLTRLRSRDVARRLALLPQSPLAPEAITVGDLVARGRYPHQGLLRQWSTADAVAVADAMHATEVTELRDRLVSTLSGGQRQRVWLAMALAQQTDLLLLDEPTTFLDIAHQFEVMDLCARLHEDGRTLVAVLHDLNQAARYATHLVAMKDGRVVAEGAPAEVVTPERIAEIFDLACRVVEDPETGTPMVIPARRPVRG, from the coding sequence GTGACACCGACGACGACGACCACGACGGGGCCCGGGGCGACGGGGTCTGCGGCGGCGCCCCTGCGCGCCGAGCGCGTGACGCTCGCCTACGACCGGACCGACGTGGTGCACGACCTGTCCGTGACGATCCCGCGCGCGTCCTTCACGGTGATCATCGGGCCCAACGGGTGCGGCAAGTCGACGCTGCTGCGCGCCCTCGCCCGCACGCTCCGGCCGCGCACGGGGGAGGTCCTGCTGGACGGCGAGCCGCTGACCCGGCTCCGCTCGCGGGACGTCGCCCGGCGCCTCGCGCTCCTGCCGCAGAGCCCGCTGGCCCCCGAGGCGATCACGGTCGGCGACCTCGTCGCCCGCGGTCGCTACCCGCACCAGGGGCTGCTGCGGCAGTGGTCGACGGCCGACGCGGTGGCCGTCGCCGACGCGATGCACGCGACCGAGGTGACCGAGCTGCGCGACCGGCTCGTCAGCACCCTCTCGGGCGGCCAGCGCCAGCGCGTGTGGCTCGCGATGGCCCTCGCGCAGCAGACCGACCTGCTGCTGCTCGACGAGCCGACGACGTTCCTCGACATCGCCCACCAGTTCGAGGTCATGGACCTGTGCGCCCGCCTGCACGAGGACGGCCGCACGCTCGTCGCGGTGCTGCACGACCTCAACCAGGCCGCCCGGTACGCGACGCACCTCGTCGCGATGAAGGACGGCCGGGTCGTCGCCGAGGGTGCGCCCGCGGAGGTCGTGACGCCCGAGCGGATCGCCGAGATCTTCGACCTCGCGTGCCGCGTCGTCGAGGACCCCGAGACCGGGACGCCGATGGTCATCCCCGCCCGGCGGCCCGTGCGGGGATGA
- a CDS encoding iron-siderophore ABC transporter substrate-binding protein: protein MPARTSRRRPLAVVAATAAALALTLTACASDDTAAEPEETAGGAFPVTIESALGEAVIEEAPERVVTLGWGSGDIAYSLGVTPVGVEEDAWGGDEDGYQPWLRAAIEEDGGELPTTVQMYPELDVEALVGLEPDLILAPQSGLEQDVFDQLSEFAPVVAYPGEPWQTTIEDQVRISAEALGVPEKADAVLEAREAALTEAAEAHPEFAGTTFAYVYGGTPGTLSVYLPGDTRVSLLTGLGLELAPSVAGLTASEGTFAATLGLENADQLADADVLFTWFNDETEQQATEAQPLWQQIPAFQRGSYLPMIDTTLGMAVSVASPLSIPWALDEYVPQIAEAVAAVPAS, encoded by the coding sequence GTGCCTGCACGCACGTCCCGCCGTCGGCCGCTCGCCGTCGTCGCCGCGACCGCCGCGGCCCTCGCCCTGACCCTCACCGCCTGCGCGTCCGACGACACCGCGGCCGAGCCCGAGGAGACCGCCGGCGGCGCCTTCCCGGTGACGATCGAGTCGGCGCTCGGCGAGGCCGTGATCGAGGAGGCGCCCGAGCGCGTGGTGACCCTCGGCTGGGGCTCGGGCGACATCGCGTACTCGCTCGGCGTCACGCCCGTGGGCGTCGAGGAGGACGCGTGGGGCGGCGACGAGGACGGCTACCAGCCGTGGCTGCGCGCCGCGATCGAGGAGGACGGCGGCGAGCTGCCGACGACCGTCCAGATGTACCCGGAGCTCGACGTCGAGGCGCTCGTCGGCCTCGAGCCCGACCTCATCCTGGCGCCGCAGTCCGGCCTCGAGCAGGACGTCTTCGACCAGCTCTCCGAGTTCGCGCCCGTCGTGGCCTACCCCGGCGAGCCGTGGCAGACGACCATCGAGGACCAGGTGCGGATCTCCGCCGAGGCGCTCGGCGTCCCCGAGAAGGCCGACGCGGTGCTCGAGGCGCGCGAGGCCGCGCTCACCGAGGCCGCCGAGGCACACCCGGAGTTCGCGGGCACGACGTTCGCGTACGTGTACGGCGGGACACCCGGCACGCTCAGCGTCTACCTGCCGGGTGACACGCGCGTGTCGCTGCTCACCGGCCTCGGGCTCGAGCTCGCACCGTCCGTCGCGGGCCTGACGGCGAGCGAGGGCACGTTCGCCGCGACGCTCGGCCTGGAGAACGCCGACCAGCTCGCCGACGCCGACGTGCTGTTCACGTGGTTCAACGACGAGACCGAGCAGCAGGCCACCGAGGCGCAGCCGCTGTGGCAGCAGATCCCCGCGTTCCAGCGCGGCTCGTACCTGCCGATGATCGACACGACGCTCGGGATGGCCGTGTCCGTCGCGTCGCCGCTGAGCATCCCGTGGGCGCTCGACGAGTACGTCCCGCAGATCGCCGAGGCCGTCGCGGCCGTTCCCGCGTCCTGA
- a CDS encoding ANTAR domain-containing protein has product MDPIPETARLLASLDAGNQDRLAATMQRMAQDVARLVPSLVGLSLTLGEHGLTLALVASDDVAHALDGVQDLLGGTYAAGVLDGREDAVADPLSEERWAEHAQSSSTGRVRSTLSFPLDGEVALTGELTLYASDPAAFDGRQDAVRRTLGVQGGPAVTNGDVPFRRLTDARDAAGRLADHDLVERAVGFVAASRKVGVAEARTLLRDAATRAGVDVVLLARTILHGPTGRPAAGAAFCPEAHESDEGGTGSDGELDPERGERGTP; this is encoded by the coding sequence GTGGACCCGATCCCCGAGACCGCACGGCTGCTCGCGTCCCTGGACGCCGGCAACCAGGACCGGCTCGCGGCGACGATGCAGCGCATGGCGCAGGACGTGGCACGGCTCGTCCCCTCGCTCGTGGGCCTGAGCCTGACGCTCGGCGAGCACGGCCTCACCCTCGCGCTCGTCGCGTCGGACGACGTCGCGCACGCGCTCGACGGGGTGCAGGACCTGCTCGGCGGCACGTACGCCGCGGGGGTGCTCGACGGCCGGGAGGACGCCGTCGCGGACCCGCTGAGCGAGGAGCGCTGGGCCGAGCACGCGCAGTCGTCGTCCACCGGCCGCGTGCGGAGCACCCTGTCGTTCCCGCTCGACGGCGAGGTGGCGCTGACCGGCGAGCTCACGCTGTACGCCTCGGACCCGGCGGCGTTCGACGGGCGCCAGGACGCCGTGCGCCGGACCCTGGGCGTGCAGGGCGGGCCGGCGGTGACCAACGGCGACGTGCCGTTCCGGAGACTCACCGACGCGCGGGACGCCGCGGGCCGGCTCGCGGACCACGACCTCGTCGAGCGCGCGGTCGGCTTCGTCGCCGCCTCGCGCAAGGTCGGCGTCGCAGAGGCGCGCACCCTGCTGCGGGACGCGGCGACCCGGGCGGGCGTCGACGTCGTGCTGCTCGCCCGCACGATCCTGCACGGCCCCACGGGCCGGCCGGCGGCGGGCGCCGCCTTCTGCCCGGAAGCGCACGAGTCCGACGAGGGCGGCACGGGCTCCGACGGCGAGCTCGACCCCGAGCGGGGCGAGCGCGGGACGCCGTGA
- a CDS encoding FecCD family ABC transporter permease, whose protein sequence is MSTLDAPPSARAPHVTGVRGSRARSWWLAAGLLGAVALVVVACALSITVGSKAVPLGDVWGALVAPDESYASVVVASRLPRTVLGILVGAALAVAGAVIQGITRNPLGDPGLLGVNAGAAASVVIVTALAGAGAGRSVWAAVPGALLAAGAVYAIGSGGRGPTPVRLVLAGAAVTAALVALVEAISLANPTVFDSYRVWAVGSLAGRDAGATARILPFVVGGLLVALALSRALNALALGDEAATSLGLRAGRTRLVGGFAAALLTAASVAAVGPIAFVGLAVPHVVRALTGSDHRWLLPYCALLGPVLVLGSDVVGRVIARPGELMVGAVTAFVGAPFLIAAVRRGRAGL, encoded by the coding sequence ATGAGCACCCTCGACGCACCGCCGTCGGCCCGAGCCCCGCACGTCACCGGCGTGCGGGGCTCGCGCGCGCGCTCGTGGTGGCTCGCGGCGGGCCTGCTCGGCGCGGTCGCGCTCGTGGTGGTCGCGTGCGCGCTCAGCATCACCGTCGGCTCGAAGGCCGTGCCGCTCGGGGACGTGTGGGGCGCGCTCGTCGCACCCGACGAGTCGTACGCGTCCGTCGTCGTGGCCTCGCGGCTGCCGCGGACGGTGCTCGGGATCCTCGTCGGTGCCGCGCTCGCCGTCGCCGGTGCCGTCATCCAGGGGATCACGCGCAACCCGCTCGGCGACCCGGGGCTGCTCGGCGTCAACGCCGGGGCGGCCGCGTCGGTCGTGATCGTCACGGCGCTCGCAGGCGCCGGTGCCGGGCGGTCGGTGTGGGCCGCGGTGCCCGGAGCGCTGCTCGCCGCCGGCGCCGTGTACGCGATCGGCTCGGGCGGGCGCGGGCCGACCCCCGTGCGGCTCGTGCTCGCGGGCGCCGCCGTCACGGCCGCGCTCGTCGCGCTCGTCGAGGCGATCTCGCTCGCGAACCCGACCGTCTTCGACAGCTACCGCGTGTGGGCCGTCGGGTCGCTCGCCGGGCGCGACGCCGGGGCGACCGCGCGCATCCTGCCGTTCGTCGTCGGCGGCCTGCTCGTCGCGCTGGCGCTGTCCCGTGCGCTCAACGCGCTCGCCCTCGGCGACGAGGCCGCCACGTCGCTCGGGCTGCGCGCCGGGCGCACGCGGCTCGTCGGCGGGTTCGCCGCGGCGCTGCTCACCGCCGCCTCGGTCGCGGCGGTCGGGCCGATCGCGTTCGTCGGGCTCGCGGTGCCGCACGTCGTGCGCGCGCTCACCGGCTCCGACCACCGCTGGCTCCTGCCGTACTGCGCGCTGCTCGGCCCGGTGCTCGTGCTCGGGTCCGACGTCGTCGGGCGCGTGATCGCGCGGCCCGGCGAGCTCATGGTCGGCGCGGTCACGGCGTTCGTCGGGGCGCCGTTCCTGATCGCGGCCGTGCGCCGGGGGAGGGCGGGGCTGTGA
- a CDS encoding FecCD family ABC transporter permease has product MSAAPDRTPAVDAGAPPVPDASAAPAARPSPDRGDAAAPALLRLGDRVALVTNRRAVTVCLVLVVVALATVLVTLTIGDLGVPLTELPTVLAGGGSRAQDWVVFTNRLPRLAVGLGAGAAFGVAGAIFQSVTRNPLGSPDVIGLGAGAAAGAAAAGLVWPGVVPVPVGALVGAFVAIVAVWLGSGRGFAAPYRMVVTGIAVGAMALAFVQLAILRATREDAQVVAAWLNGSLGSRSWSDAATVAVALVVLLPLALALSRRLQLVEMGDDAATGLGVDAGRTRTLAVVVAVLLTGAAVAVCGPVAFVALTAPQIARRLTRSSGPGMVAAAVTGATLLVLADLLAQRLPFGVQYPVGIVTAGLGGVYLAFLLVREWRRGAV; this is encoded by the coding sequence GTGAGCGCCGCCCCGGACCGCACGCCCGCGGTGGACGCCGGCGCCCCGCCGGTGCCCGACGCATCCGCCGCCCCCGCCGCGCGACCGTCGCCGGACCGCGGGGACGCCGCCGCACCGGCGCTGCTCCGCCTCGGCGACCGCGTCGCGCTCGTCACGAACCGGCGCGCGGTCACCGTCTGCCTCGTGCTGGTCGTCGTCGCGCTCGCGACCGTGCTCGTGACGCTCACGATCGGCGACCTCGGCGTCCCGCTCACCGAGCTGCCGACCGTGCTCGCCGGCGGCGGGAGCCGCGCACAGGACTGGGTCGTGTTCACCAACCGGCTCCCGCGGCTCGCGGTCGGGCTGGGCGCCGGGGCGGCGTTCGGCGTCGCGGGCGCGATCTTCCAGAGCGTCACGCGCAACCCGCTCGGCAGCCCGGACGTCATCGGGCTCGGCGCCGGTGCGGCGGCCGGCGCTGCGGCGGCGGGGCTCGTGTGGCCCGGCGTCGTGCCGGTGCCCGTGGGCGCGCTGGTCGGGGCGTTCGTCGCGATCGTCGCCGTGTGGCTCGGCTCGGGGCGCGGGTTCGCGGCGCCGTACCGGATGGTCGTGACGGGCATCGCCGTCGGGGCGATGGCGCTGGCGTTCGTGCAGCTCGCGATCCTGCGGGCGACGCGCGAGGACGCCCAGGTCGTGGCCGCGTGGCTCAACGGGAGCCTCGGCTCGCGCAGCTGGTCGGACGCCGCGACCGTCGCCGTCGCGCTCGTCGTGCTCCTCCCGCTCGCGCTCGCGCTGAGCCGCCGGCTGCAGCTCGTCGAGATGGGGGACGACGCCGCGACGGGGCTGGGCGTCGACGCCGGGCGCACCCGCACGCTCGCGGTCGTCGTCGCGGTGCTGCTCACCGGGGCGGCCGTCGCGGTGTGCGGACCCGTGGCGTTCGTCGCGCTGACCGCCCCGCAGATCGCCCGGCGGCTCACGCGCTCGTCGGGCCCCGGCATGGTCGCCGCCGCGGTCACGGGCGCGACGCTGCTCGTGCTCGCCGACCTCCTCGCGCAGCGGCTGCCGTTCGGGGTGCAGTACCCGGTCGGGATCGTGACCGCCGGCCTCGGCGGGGTGTACCTGGCGTTCCTGCTGGTCCGCGAGTGGAGAAGGGGTGCGGTGTGA
- a CDS encoding sensor histidine kinase produces MRIPDARWYRRVRASERTSDLLDAGAVALVGLLTVAVGIDGVWTDMAEHRPPGPAVPLALLAAGCTLMAVKRRWPVGVLLAGVALFLLDTYLGGSIGVIAVLVDLIYSAAIHARPRAAAVLRSSVVVLGAVATALVWGVTHHAQLTVFLALQYFALIGTPLWWGTAVRRQSELTALATARAEDQRRLASLQAAELVTDERARMARDLHDAIAGNLSAIAIHTEAALAVPPDDPRAAARDRAALEAVRAASVTSLQEMRSMILLLRADGAASADPTAAAPRLREAADLVAATEAAGLRLTWDGTTLDELPALPSAVDQAAYRILQESLTNAAKHAPGSHVRVRVGVRDGVLELAVESTARPSAVQPSAVAARVPATVGGPATVGGPVDPGRTLGAPVDRAPADGSGLGLLTMRERAEALGGRFDAGWAGEERWSVVATLPLGAVS; encoded by the coding sequence GTGAGGATCCCGGACGCCCGCTGGTACCGGCGCGTGCGCGCGTCGGAGCGGACGAGCGACCTCCTCGACGCCGGGGCGGTGGCGCTCGTCGGCCTCCTGACCGTCGCGGTCGGGATCGACGGCGTCTGGACCGACATGGCCGAGCACCGGCCACCGGGACCGGCGGTGCCGCTCGCCCTCCTCGCGGCGGGCTGCACGCTCATGGCGGTCAAGCGGCGGTGGCCCGTCGGGGTCCTGCTCGCGGGCGTCGCGCTGTTCCTCCTCGACACGTACCTCGGCGGCAGCATCGGCGTCATCGCCGTGCTCGTCGACCTCATCTACTCGGCGGCGATCCACGCCCGCCCGCGGGCCGCCGCGGTGCTCCGCTCGTCGGTCGTCGTGCTCGGGGCCGTCGCGACCGCGCTGGTGTGGGGCGTCACGCACCACGCGCAGCTCACGGTGTTCCTCGCCCTCCAGTACTTCGCGCTCATCGGCACGCCGCTGTGGTGGGGCACCGCGGTCCGGCGGCAGTCGGAGCTCACCGCCCTCGCGACCGCACGCGCCGAGGACCAGCGCCGGCTCGCGTCGCTGCAGGCCGCCGAGCTGGTCACGGACGAGCGCGCCCGCATGGCCCGCGACCTGCACGACGCCATCGCGGGGAACCTCTCGGCGATCGCGATCCACACGGAGGCGGCGCTCGCCGTGCCGCCGGACGACCCCCGCGCCGCCGCACGCGACCGTGCCGCGCTCGAGGCCGTCCGCGCCGCGAGCGTCACGTCGCTGCAGGAGATGCGCTCGATGATCCTGCTGCTGCGGGCCGACGGTGCGGCGTCGGCCGACCCGACGGCAGCGGCCCCGCGGCTGCGCGAGGCGGCGGACCTCGTGGCCGCGACCGAGGCCGCGGGCCTCCGCCTGACGTGGGACGGGACGACCCTCGACGAGCTCCCGGCGCTGCCCTCGGCGGTGGACCAGGCCGCCTACCGGATCCTGCAGGAGTCCCTCACCAACGCGGCCAAGCACGCGCCGGGGTCGCACGTGCGGGTCCGCGTCGGGGTGCGCGACGGGGTCCTCGAGCTCGCGGTCGAGTCCACTGCGCGGCCGTCCGCCGTGCAACCGTCCGCCGTGGCCGCGCGGGTCCCGGCGACCGTCGGCGGACCGGCGACCGTCGGCGGACCGGTCGACCCCGGACGGACACTCGGCGCACCGGTCGACCGCGCACCGGCCGACGGGTCCGGGCTGGGGCTCCTCACGATGCGCGAGCGCGCCGAGGCGCTCGGTGGGCGGTTCGACGCGGGCTGGGCGGGCGAGGAGCGCTGGTCCGTGGTGGCGACGCTGCCGCTCGGGGCGGTCTCGTGA